DNA from Triticum aestivum cultivar Chinese Spring chromosome 7D, IWGSC CS RefSeq v2.1, whole genome shotgun sequence:
CCGAGGCACACCTTCTGCCCAGGGGTCGAGGAACCAATGGTCCAGCATGTTCGTCTTCGGCGACGACTTTGTCGACAACGGCAACCGTCCCAACATCACCGGTGAAAAGACATCGCGCCAATGGAGCTACCCCTACGGCTCCTATCTCAACTCTCATTATTCTACGTCTCCTGTTTTGACCGGGCGCTTCTCCAACTACAGGATGCAATCAGATTTTATAGGTACGtgtattcaaatattattcaagtATTTGGTTAGCTAGAGAATTTTATTATACATCTAGGTGCATCCAAAATAATCATTCCTATCTACTGCCTTGTCCTTGCAGCAAGGATGTTGGGTCTCCATGAAGCCCCTCCAGCGTACGAGCTCACAGAAGATCAATCTTGTGACtcatctggcatgacctttgcttctGGTGGCGCTGGTGTCTTCAAGGTGAAGACCAAGAAGGTGCCGACACTTGCCgcacaagttcaaactttcaagaGGCTTGTCAAGGATGGGGTCATCTCAACACATCAGCTTCACCACTCCGTCGCGCTCATCGCCATCTCCGGCAATGATTACATGAGCGACTCCGACATTGAGACTGGCTTCTACACAAGCTTCGATGATGTAAGTAGTAGCTATCATACTCACACATACAAGTTACACCATCAATTAATATATCGATCTCCACCTTGCTAATTAACTTCTCCTGCGTGCAGCTTGATACTTATGTCGGAAACGTGGCGACTGAGATCCTAGATAATGTGGCGCAACTGCAGATGCTTGGTGTGAGAAAGGTGTTAGTAAACAACTTGCATCCTATTGGTTGCACGCCTTTGCATACTAGTTCGAACAACTACACCACGTGTGACCTTCTCGGCAATTATGGTGCATCCGTGCACAACAAGTATCTAAAACAAATGCTCGAAGAAAGGGACAACGTTCACATACTGGACCTCTACACCGCTTTCACTAACATCATCAATCATGCCCCTGGTAAAGTCACATATCCGCGTGTATGTTGTAAGCCAAATCTGATTTCCAATGTATGAACTTGATTATGTAACTATGCAAAATTGTTTTTGTGCATGCATGCAGGTGGAGGGTCGGCTGAGTCCAAGAATTTCAAGGGCAAACTGACCCCGTGCTGCGAGAGTGCCTATAAGGGAGGGTACTGTGGAGAGCGTAGCCATTCAGGGAAGCGCTTGTACGACCTATGTGAAACTCCTGACAAGATGTTCTACTGGGACCAGACACACCCAACACATGCTGGGTGGGAAGCTGTAATGAAGGCGCTGCAACAGCCTTTGATGGAGTTTCTTGATGAGGACTACGTTGCATGATTGGCCTAAAAAAACTACGTTGCATGATGCAGCAGCTTGATGGCTAGCCAGTTGCTGGTGCAATATCTTTTAGGTTATCTTTATAAATAGCATGCGTGTTTAGGAAGAAGGTTGTGAGTTTTTTCTCCTTGTGTTTTGATGGAGTTTTAGTCAGTACAGTACTCTTTATTATGTATGAAACATGAACGGGTATTAATTTGCTTATTGTTTTATCCCCTATATATTAGTTGAGATTGAAAAGTTGGTCCTATATGTGGGTCAATATCTAGTAGCAAATGAGAACGTGCTTGGGCTTAGTGAGATATAgcgtgcatgcatatgcatgggtttGAGCTCATGACAGGGTCAGTAAGATTATACTCTAATCGGTACGCATGCTCGTTCATCTGCCCATGGCGTCGTGCATGTTGGGGTTGCTATTATATGGCACGGTGCACGGGTTAACCGAGGCCATGTCCGTCGAGGCGAAGCCATCCGGCACTGCTCAATGAACCAGAAAATAAGGCTGATGCGAGGTGTGTGACTGACCATTGGAGTAGACCATGCGCAGATAGTTTGCTAGTTAGGAGGGGGTCCCCTAGAAGATTGTGGTTTCAAAGACTGTGTGGTAACCCTGCGCGTGCTGCACACACAACCCGATTCTGAGCTGCGAGCCGAGGAGGAGGCCGCGATGCACGACCCTTCCAAATGACTTCACCATGCGCCCGCTAGATTGAGCTATTTAGTCTGCAAGTGCAGTAACGTTGCTCTTGTATACATCTTGTGACCCCGTTTTTATTATATCTGACTTAATTTTTTGTTTGTCCGAAAAATATGGTGACGTCCTTCCTGAACTGATTGGTATGAAGCCCTTCAACCCCACATTGATCGCTTTCTTGCAAGAATCAAAACTCAAAAAAAAATTGACAACCAAAAGGCTAAGTAGTTCCTCCCTCATAAATAAACCCGGCAACAGGCCAGTTCCTATGGCGGAATTCTCTGGCGCTATATGTTCCAAGCACTTAATCCGGTTCCTGTTGTCCACCACTTTCCAAACCCATCTTTCCTAATGTTTTTGTCTCCACCGTAGCCTCCCTTTAACCAATCTTCCTCTCAAAAAGCTATGATAAAGGGTGCTTTCCTCCTTCACTTGACATCGCCCCTCTTAATGTGTATATATCCCTGGCTTGTCCTTGTGCATTTCAACGTGATGAGAGACCCATTGCACAAAGATTACTCATCCTTCCGGGAAGCTGCAGCTAATAAATTAAATAGTGCTATTAATTTGCAAGCAAAGCGACCCCTCCTAAACCGAAGGTATACCTGGTCAAGCAACAGAGATTACCCGAATTGAAAATAATTGATAGGGTCTTTTTTAACTAAGCCATGGAAAATATATTCCTACCCTTTCCTGCCTTACTCGATTTTTCTTTGAGCCCATCCATTGGTAATTTCAGTGGCCACCAACATTCTGTGTGCCAAAACCTCTAGGTTCGAAAATGCCTAGGGCGTAAACCTGGCATGGCATATGAAGTTATCCACTTGCCATGGAGTCAAGATCATCACAATTTAAATTAGGCATATATAGCTTCATTACTGCCCTCAAATGCACTCAATACATGCTAAAACATTGGCGTGAAAACTTTCTTGGCCATTCTGAAACACAGTCTAAAATTGGCATATCTATCATAAACTCCACCGTAAAATCCACTATTCTATAATGCATCTGGAAAGCTAACTTATTTAAGCCGTTGTCGTTCCCCACCATCATGCAATCAAACAGAAAGTTAAGCACTGGAGGAAACAGGGAAAAGGTCGTGCCACAATTGATTGTTGAAGTTTTATGGGCTCTAGGCACATATAACAAACAAATCATGGAAAATCTCAAAGCCCCGGTACTGTTTACAGGACTTAAAAATTGCGCTATTATAGGTAATACACAAGGTATGTACCTTAAGTTGGTATTTCAAAATTTAGACGATACATGTAGTTCGAATTATAATATACTCTTTTCGGGCTGAAAATATACAGAATTGGTTAAAAATTATTTTTGTCTGAATTTAAAGACCTTATTTGAGATACATGTAGTTCAGATTTCAATTATATCCAATAAAGAGTTGAGCAGTCATTTAATACCTAAATAGGATCAAATGATTTAAAATATCATAAATTTTACATTAATAGTataatttagtactccctccgtctcggtttacagggcgtgcacgtagttctaggtcatcgatttgactaGCTAATTATGAGTTATATGTCaccaaaagtatatcattggattcttaagcggatgtagtttccaAACATATATTTTCATCAAATATAATACAATTTAGTTAGCTAAATTGTCGACCTAGAATGACGCGCATGCCTTATAAACCGAGACGGAGGAAGTATGTTGcaggtagaatttttggagtaatatAGATTAAAACTGAATGTACTACACAAGGTACTTTGTATTTAAAAATACAATATGGAACAGAAATTTTATATTATTGAATGCTAATGTTAAAGGAAGTTCTtccctactacctccgtcctggtttattggtcccctcgtATTTTGCTTCAAATTTTGACATCAAATTTAACTaccaaaatgttaatgcatgtcatcaaaaataatatcattagaaactatgttcaaataggaATCCAACGATaaaatttttggtgacatgcattaacattttgttaattaaatccctagtcaaaatttggcacaaaataagAAGGGGCCAATAAAGCAGGACGGAGGTAGTAAATTCTAAGtgaagatgatgaagaaaatgCTTTGTCGAGTACAAACTTTGTAGTGCATGTTAAATGATGTGATGAATTTCTAGAGATGCATCAGTTATAAAGCATGGTTGTAATTTAAAGACTTGATAGGTGGCTGCAATGAGGCATGGTGGCACAAAACACAAACGATGGAGATAACAAGGTCACACAACGCCCCCGCGTCGCTCCCAAGAGTGACTCAAACGGAACCCTAGGGTCGCCGCCACCTCccgtcttctccctcctcctgacCATCGTTGACTCACGCCACTGGGCCAAGCCCGTTGGTGGCCAATGGCGGTGGGATTCCTCTCGCTGGCTTGCTGCAGGTCGGGGGCGCGACGCTCCGATGGCAGCGGGGATCCAGCTAGTGTTAGTTGCTGGTGGCGGCCACCTCCCAAGGCCGGGCCGGCAAAATCCGAGGCCATGTGACAAACTCTAAAACAGGCCCTACCACACAAAAAATCCGAGGACCTTATGTTCAGAATTTCCCCTCTAACTGCCTAGGTCAGCATTATTATCACGTGCACTCTCTTGATCAAGTGACTGCTTAtcggacactactagggaaatgcttataggTAGGGCATCAGTAGTAGCGCTGGTCTAGGGCAGCGCTACAAGTAATGCTTTAGCAGTAGTGCTGTAAAAGGGAAAAAGCACTACTACTAAGTGGGACCCAACGAGCCCACCGATGCTAGCTGTAGTAGTAGCGCTGTCCAAAATATAGTGCTACTACTAAGGTTTTagctagggctggaaaaaaagctcgaagctcgcgagctaaacgagCAGCTCGTAACTCGGCTCGAattgactcgaactcgaagaataacgagtcgagctgAGCTTtggtttaagatcgtttatagaccgaGTTAAATGAGTGAacggatcgatatagttgactagaggggggtgaataggcaactaacaatttttagcttttctttaccaatttaaactttgcatcaaagtaggttgtctagatatgcaactaggtgagcaacctatatgatgcaacaacaacaaacgcACGAGCAagaaagggatacaacacaatataagcgtgcacaagtaaaggtaagagataaccaagagtggagccggtggagacaaggatgtgttaccgaagttcctcccttttgaggggaagtacatctccgttagagcggtgtggaggcacaatgctccccaagaagccactagggccaccgtattttcctcacgccctcacacaatgcgagatgccgtgattccactattggtgcccttgaaggcggcgaccggacctttacaaacaaggttggggcaatctccacaacttaattggaggctcccaacaacaccacaaagcttcaccacaatggactatggctccgcggtgtcctcaaccgtctagggtgctcaaacacccaagagtaacaagatccgctagggataagtgggggaaatcaaatttctcttggtgaaagtgtagatcggggccttctcaaccaatcccgagcaaatcaacaagtttgattggctagggagagagatcgggcgaaaatggagcttggagcaacaatggagcttttgggggaagaggtgggtcaactttggggaagaagacccccttttatagtggggggagcaatccaaccgttaccccccacttcagccccgcagagagcggtactaccgcttggccagcggtactaccgctcttcctcgcggtactgccgctgggccgaGAGCGGTCCTACCGCgctggtcagggcggtactaccgcacacgagcggtactacccccCGCCCctcccactgccgcggctagtaccgtaaaacccggcacggaaaaagacccctcgaatcgaggcggtactagcacgaagccgcagcggtactacggctgggggttacagcggtactaccgctgtggagcggtactgccgcttgtagcacccaagcggtactaccgctccggcccgcggtactaccgctgggaccagagagggcacactgagagaggggaacgagctcatcatcgaagcggaaaggctcggagggtgtgcaaaggaagtgtacgtgatgattccaccctagcctttccaaagcggacctcctcttgatagtacggtgatccctacgaaactagtccaccaaactaattcaaaagtactacaccgtcttcgcttcaaactccgaggggagggaatcgtctcgtgccaaaggatgaatctctgaaaaactcaatgcacacgattagttcgcaaaagcattgtcatcaatcaccaaaatatcTAAGGGAtacaaatgcccttacaatctccccctttttggtggatttgcacaaacgggaacagacaaaggacataagcagaccccaaatctctaaaatatagacgggctcccccgagatgtgtgccatcaagataagtgctttggactgcacggcacacatactaggatcaacactcctcctgtattttagagaccaacaacctaagcgagataCATGAGAGCAGGAAATATGACAAAGTAAGCATGCTAC
Protein-coding regions in this window:
- the LOC123167441 gene encoding GDSL esterase/lipase At3g09930, which gives rise to MKLPPAVVCLLLILVCFDAARVEARGTPSAQGSRNQWSSMFVFGDDFVDNGNRPNITGEKTSRQWSYPYGSYLNSHYSTSPVLTGRFSNYRMQSDFIARMLGLHEAPPAYELTEDQSCDSSGMTFASGGAGVFKVKTKKVPTLAAQVQTFKRLVKDGVISTHQLHHSVALIAISGNDYMSDSDIETGFYTSFDDLDTYVGNVATEILDNVAQLQMLGVRKVLVNNLHPIGCTPLHTSSNNYTTCDLLGNYGASVHNKYLKQMLEERDNVHILDLYTAFTNIINHAPGGGSAESKNFKGKLTPCCESAYKGGYCGERSHSGKRLYDLCETPDKMFYWDQTHPTHAGWEAVMKALQQPLMEFLDEDYVA